One Bacteroidota bacterium genomic window carries:
- a CDS encoding Crp/Fnr family transcriptional regulator has protein sequence MMKSSNESVNIRQFLHENTVFKHLTQKELELIPVDEDPDFYQRNELLYEEGSRINGFYCVLRGIVKIFKTGFDGKDMIIRFAKPGDIMGFRSTITGELACTSTKVIEDSAVCYIPGDLVKSFVRSNGDFAMDLLELACKELGEANDYITDIAQKTVRERLAEVLIHLKWTFNLDSDNFLQISLTREELANLVGTATESVIRLLSEFKQDRLIELHGRKIKIVDEAKLIKIGNMHY, from the coding sequence ATGATGAAATCTTCGAATGAATCAGTCAATATTCGTCAGTTTTTACATGAAAACACTGTTTTCAAACACCTTACACAAAAAGAACTGGAATTGATACCTGTCGATGAGGACCCGGATTTCTATCAACGCAACGAACTTTTATACGAAGAAGGGAGCCGTATCAATGGTTTTTATTGTGTTTTGCGCGGTATTGTTAAGATTTTTAAAACTGGCTTTGACGGAAAAGATATGATTATTCGCTTTGCCAAACCTGGCGATATCATGGGTTTTCGTTCTACCATCACCGGCGAATTGGCCTGTACATCTACCAAGGTGATCGAAGATTCGGCGGTGTGTTACATCCCTGGCGATCTGGTGAAATCGTTTGTGCGCAGCAATGGCGATTTTGCCATGGACCTTCTCGAACTAGCCTGCAAAGAGCTGGGCGAAGCCAACGACTATATTACCGACATTGCCCAAAAAACTGTACGCGAGCGCCTGGCCGAGGTGCTGATACACCTGAAGTGGACTTTTAACCTCGATAGCGATAATTTCCTGCAAATATCTCTTACACGCGAAGAGCTGGCTAACCTGGTGGGCACTGCCACCGAGTCGGTAATTCGCTTGCTCTCCGAATTTAAGCAAGACCGACTCATCGAATTGCATGGCCGGAAAATTAAAATTGTAGACGAGGCCAAGCTGATTAAAATAGGAAACATGCATTATTAA
- a CDS encoding OsmC family protein, which produces MKETLNVNWTGKMSFSAEIDGHTIQVDAKKESGGDEKGPRPKPLMLLALAGCTGMDVVSILEKMKVKLDSFDVDVSAEMTEDHPKVYTHMHIVYKFGGNDLPLDKLEKAINLSQEKYCGVSAMYRKSFKVTHEIKIN; this is translated from the coding sequence ATGAAAGAAACACTGAATGTAAACTGGACAGGAAAAATGAGTTTTTCTGCCGAAATTGATGGACATACAATTCAAGTAGATGCAAAAAAAGAATCTGGCGGCGATGAAAAAGGACCACGGCCTAAACCACTTATGCTCCTTGCACTTGCTGGTTGCACAGGCATGGATGTAGTGTCGATTTTAGAGAAAATGAAAGTTAAGCTCGACAGTTTCGATGTAGATGTATCGGCCGAAATGACCGAAGATCATCCGAAAGTTTATACCCACATGCACATTGTTTACAAATTCGGTGGTAACGATTTACCCTTGGATAAACTCGAAAAAGCCATCAACCTGTCGCAGGAGAAGTATTGTGGTGTGAGTGCCATGTATCGCAAATCGTTCAAGGTAACACATGAAATTAAAATAAATTGA
- a CDS encoding adenine phosphoribosyltransferase yields the protein MITIEHVKAAIRNVPDYPKKGIQFKDLTTAMKQPEIFHFLIEEISEMYMGRGITKVVGIESRGFILGGALAARLGAGFVPIRKKGKLPAEKYSVSYMLEYGEDSIEIHRDAIEPGEIILLHDDLLATGGTSKAALELLMHFKPEEVYLNYIVELDFLKGRKHVGSEFDISSMVHF from the coding sequence ATGATTACCATTGAACATGTGAAGGCCGCAATACGCAACGTGCCGGATTATCCTAAAAAAGGAATACAGTTTAAAGACCTCACTACTGCAATGAAACAACCCGAAATATTTCACTTTTTAATCGAAGAAATATCGGAAATGTACATGGGGCGTGGCATAACCAAAGTAGTTGGTATCGAGTCGCGCGGATTTATTTTAGGTGGTGCGCTTGCCGCAAGACTTGGAGCCGGTTTTGTGCCCATCAGAAAAAAAGGCAAATTACCGGCTGAAAAATATTCTGTATCCTACATGCTTGAATATGGCGAAGATTCTATCGAAATCCACCGGGATGCCATTGAACCCGGAGAAATAATTCTGCTGCACGACGATTTACTTGCCACAGGAGGCACTTCAAAGGCCGCCCTCGAATTGCTCATGCATTTTAAACCCGAAGAAGTATACTTGAACTACATTGTAGAGCTCGACTTTTTAAAAGGACGTAAGCATGTAGGCAGCGAATTCGATATTAGCAGCATGGTTCATTTTTAA
- a CDS encoding PorT family protein, whose protein sequence is MKLRHLLLPVLFMLSVTASAQRFQGGILVGMNASQIDGDTWVGFFKGGILAGAFVNTDLQDKFGAQLEIKYSPKGSAPGSKHPNYPAKIRLNYIDVPIMGTYEAAKNLKLEGGLSFNYLYKAQYFDGAWFEWDEGEGPNSFETAILFGINYRFFQRFDLNLRWNYSLFPVRATYSGSPYSEGAWYNQVINFGLYFHIGPNS, encoded by the coding sequence ATGAAACTTAGACACCTTCTTCTCCCGGTATTGTTCATGCTATCAGTAACAGCCTCAGCACAGCGCTTTCAGGGAGGAATTTTGGTTGGTATGAATGCTTCACAAATCGATGGCGACACCTGGGTGGGATTTTTTAAAGGCGGAATTCTTGCCGGGGCATTTGTAAATACCGACCTTCAGGACAAATTCGGAGCACAGCTCGAAATAAAATACTCCCCAAAAGGTTCAGCCCCGGGCAGCAAGCATCCAAATTATCCGGCAAAAATAAGGCTTAACTACATCGATGTTCCTATTATGGGCACCTACGAAGCTGCGAAAAACCTTAAACTTGAAGGCGGGCTCTCTTTTAACTATTTGTACAAGGCACAATACTTCGATGGAGCCTGGTTTGAATGGGATGAAGGAGAAGGTCCTAATTCCTTTGAAACAGCCATTCTATTTGGTATCAATTACCGGTTTTTCCAACGCTTCGATTTAAACCTCCGATGGAACTATTCACTGTTTCCGGTGCGCGCCACTTACTCAGGTTCGCCCTACAGCGAAGGGGCATGGTACAACCAGGTAATTAATTTCGGATTGTATTTCCATATCGGTCCTAATAGCTAA
- a CDS encoding ComF family protein gives MVLTSYFKAFLNLLFPGLCDACGDPLAGNENRICTSCLAKLPFTHYWKSADNPVSSLFWGRIGLENAASVLFFEKGSALQHLIHNLKYKGKNEIGIVLGKISGVKLQGTPYALADLIIPIPLHVSRQRKRGYNQSEMIAKGLSTILNIPLENEAVIRCKATRSQTAKTRYERWLNVEGAFQVTRPEVLRGKHLLVVDDVVTTGATSEACMEELLRTPGVKVSYLAIASA, from the coding sequence TTGGTCCTAACAAGCTACTTTAAGGCATTTTTAAATTTGTTGTTTCCCGGGCTCTGTGATGCTTGTGGCGACCCTTTAGCCGGCAACGAAAACAGGATTTGTACTTCTTGCCTGGCTAAATTGCCTTTTACACATTATTGGAAATCTGCCGATAATCCAGTTTCATCTTTATTCTGGGGTAGAATTGGTTTGGAGAATGCTGCTTCGGTATTATTTTTTGAAAAAGGCAGTGCTTTGCAGCATCTAATCCACAATTTAAAATACAAAGGGAAAAACGAAATTGGCATTGTGCTGGGTAAAATTTCAGGTGTTAAACTTCAGGGTACACCCTATGCCCTTGCCGATTTGATTATTCCAATCCCATTGCATGTTTCGCGCCAACGTAAAAGAGGTTATAACCAGAGCGAAATGATTGCGAAAGGCTTAAGCACCATTTTAAACATACCTCTTGAAAATGAGGCAGTCATCCGCTGCAAAGCCACCCGCAGCCAAACAGCCAAAACCCGCTACGAACGCTGGTTGAATGTAGAAGGAGCCTTTCAGGTAACCCGACCCGAAGTGTTAAGAGGTAAGCACCTTCTGGTAGTGGACGATGTGGTTACCACTGGGGCTACCTCTGAGGCTTGTATGGAAGAGCTGTTGCGCACACCTGGAGTAAAAGTATCTTACCTGGCTATTGCATCTGCCTGA
- a CDS encoding isoprenylcysteine carboxylmethyltransferase family protein, with amino-acid sequence MKYNLRSWLHVALQIGIFFYLFITTRFYWHLLSLLFMAAGFVLAVWAIYQFRKGVLTAFPDPMPGISLILSGPYSKIRHPMYSSLFMGLTGLLLLDFSWWRIVIAVFFTVNQVLKLLYEEKMLLQRMPEYQKYMQNTWRLFPFIY; translated from the coding sequence ATGAAATATAATTTGAGGTCTTGGTTGCATGTAGCGCTTCAAATTGGCATATTCTTTTATCTGTTTATTACTACTCGTTTTTACTGGCATCTGCTTTCCCTGCTTTTTATGGCAGCTGGTTTTGTACTTGCTGTTTGGGCTATTTACCAGTTTCGAAAAGGTGTTCTTACTGCTTTTCCTGATCCTATGCCCGGGATTTCGCTTATCTTGAGCGGGCCTTACAGTAAAATTCGTCATCCGATGTACAGCTCTCTTTTTATGGGATTGACGGGCTTGCTATTATTGGACTTTAGCTGGTGGCGAATAGTTATTGCTGTTTTTTTTACTGTGAACCAGGTTTTGAAACTTCTTTACGAAGAAAAAATGCTGTTGCAACGAATGCCCGAGTATCAAAAATACATGCAAAACACCTGGCGACTCTTTCCATTTATTTACTAG
- a CDS encoding DEAD/DEAH box helicase has protein sequence MTFNETGLNEAILRAIAEMGFINPTPIQEKTIPQILESKNDLVALAQTGTGKTAAFGLPVLQLTEIGNKDVQTLVLCPTRELGLQITKDLQNFSKYIKGFKVVPVYGGAAIVNQIREVKAGAHVVVGTPGRTLDLIKRKVLKLENIRWLILDEADEMLNMGFKEDLDAILQGTPASRQTLLFSATMPKEIERISKNYMKNPDQLSVGKRNAGADNVKHEYYMVRAKDRYETLKRVADINPNIYGIVFCRTRAETKEVADKLMQDGYNADTLHGDLSQAQRDYVMGRFRQKHLQILVATDVAARGLDVNDLSHVINYNLPDDLEVYVHRSGRTGRAGKSGISISIVHTKETGHIRELERMTQKKFEQKQVPDGRAICEKQLFHLVDIVENIHVDNQQIEQYLPVIFKKLEWLDREELIKHFVSVEFNRFLAYYKDAPDLNVKAGAERNEIRQEKGSRSRVKFARFHINIGTNNKANASYLLNMINDVVPGGKIEIGKIDILRNFSFFEADSNHEQTILKAFQNTFIEDLPIVVTKSKADKTEGEFRERNGGGGRANFPDKNKKRKRKQW, from the coding sequence ATGACTTTTAACGAAACTGGTTTAAACGAAGCAATTCTTCGTGCTATAGCCGAAATGGGATTTATTAATCCCACACCCATTCAGGAAAAAACAATTCCTCAGATTTTAGAATCGAAAAACGACCTTGTGGCACTTGCCCAAACAGGCACCGGAAAAACCGCTGCCTTTGGTTTGCCGGTATTGCAACTCACCGAAATCGGGAACAAAGATGTTCAGACTCTGGTGCTTTGTCCAACACGCGAATTGGGTCTGCAGATTACAAAAGATCTTCAGAATTTTTCGAAGTATATAAAAGGCTTTAAAGTAGTGCCTGTATATGGCGGTGCAGCCATAGTCAATCAAATCAGAGAGGTGAAAGCCGGCGCCCATGTGGTGGTTGGCACACCGGGGCGTACACTCGATCTTATCAAACGAAAAGTGCTTAAGCTCGAAAATATTCGCTGGCTGATTCTGGACGAAGCCGACGAAATGCTTAATATGGGTTTTAAAGAAGACCTCGATGCCATTTTACAGGGTACACCTGCCAGCAGGCAAACACTCTTATTTTCGGCAACAATGCCAAAAGAAATTGAGCGCATCTCCAAAAACTACATGAAGAATCCCGACCAACTATCGGTAGGTAAACGCAATGCTGGTGCCGATAATGTCAAGCACGAGTATTACATGGTACGGGCAAAAGACCGCTACGAGACTCTTAAGCGGGTGGCCGATATCAATCCAAATATTTACGGTATTGTTTTTTGTCGTACCCGTGCCGAAACCAAAGAAGTAGCCGATAAGCTGATGCAGGATGGTTACAATGCCGATACTCTTCATGGCGATTTAAGCCAGGCACAACGCGATTATGTCATGGGCCGTTTTCGTCAGAAACACCTGCAGATATTGGTAGCTACTGACGTGGCAGCTCGTGGTTTGGATGTGAACGATCTTTCGCATGTAATCAACTATAATCTCCCGGATGATCTGGAAGTATACGTGCACCGCAGCGGTCGCACCGGCCGTGCAGGGAAAAGTGGCATTTCAATTTCCATTGTGCATACCAAGGAAACTGGTCATATTCGCGAGTTGGAACGCATGACCCAAAAGAAATTCGAGCAAAAGCAAGTACCCGATGGACGGGCCATCTGCGAGAAACAACTTTTTCATCTGGTAGATATTGTAGAGAATATTCATGTTGACAATCAACAAATTGAACAATACCTTCCGGTTATTTTTAAGAAACTTGAATGGCTCGATAGGGAAGAACTCATCAAGCATTTTGTTTCGGTAGAGTTTAACCGCTTTTTAGCTTATTATAAAGATGCTCCCGATCTGAATGTAAAAGCGGGCGCCGAAAGAAACGAAATCAGACAGGAAAAGGGCAGCAGGAGCCGAGTTAAATTTGCACGTTTTCACATCAACATTGGTACCAACAACAAAGCCAATGCTTCGTATTTGCTCAACATGATTAACGATGTGGTTCCTGGCGGAAAAATTGAAATCGGGAAAATAGACATTTTACGTAATTTCTCGTTTTTCGAAGCCGATAGCAACCACGAACAAACAATTCTGAAAGCCTTTCAGAATACGTTTATCGAAGATTTACCCATAGTAGTTACCAAATCGAAGGCAGATAAAACTGAAGGTGAATTTCGCGAACGAAACGGTGGTGGCGGAAGGGCAAACTTTCCCGATAAGAATAAGAAACGCAAACGCAAACAATGGTAA
- the zupT gene encoding zinc transporter ZupT produces the protein MEFKELLLPFGLTLFAGLATGIGSAIAFFAKTTNTRFLSVALGFSAGVMIYVALVEIFQKARTSLESAYGEPMGYWITALAFFGGILLIAIIDKMVPSYENPHELKKVEDVNKQNFDKKKLMRLGLFSALAIGIHNFPEGLATFIAAVHEPAYGIAIAVAIAIHNIPEGIAVSVPVYYATGDKKKAFRLSFLSGLAEPVGAAVGYLLLLPFMSEALFGILFASVAGIMVFISLDELLPAAREYGRPHWAIYGLIAGMMIMSASLILFI, from the coding sequence ATGGAATTTAAAGAATTACTTTTGCCTTTCGGTCTTACTTTGTTTGCGGGTTTGGCTACAGGCATTGGAAGCGCCATTGCTTTTTTTGCGAAAACAACCAATACCCGTTTTTTATCCGTAGCCCTTGGCTTTTCGGCAGGTGTAATGATTTATGTGGCCCTTGTGGAAATTTTTCAGAAAGCACGTACTTCGCTCGAATCGGCCTATGGAGAGCCCATGGGGTATTGGATTACAGCACTGGCTTTTTTTGGAGGCATTCTGCTAATTGCTATCATCGATAAAATGGTGCCGAGTTATGAAAACCCCCACGAACTCAAAAAGGTTGAAGATGTTAACAAGCAGAACTTCGATAAAAAAAAGCTGATGCGCCTGGGCCTTTTTTCAGCTCTGGCTATTGGGATTCACAACTTTCCGGAAGGATTGGCCACTTTTATTGCTGCCGTGCACGAACCAGCCTATGGTATAGCCATTGCGGTAGCCATTGCCATTCATAACATTCCTGAAGGGATTGCTGTGTCGGTGCCAGTTTATTATGCTACCGGCGACAAAAAAAAGGCTTTCAGGCTTTCCTTTCTTTCGGGCCTTGCTGAGCCTGTTGGCGCTGCAGTAGGCTACCTGCTTTTACTCCCATTTATGAGTGAGGCCCTCTTTGGAATTTTATTTGCCTCGGTTGCCGGTATCATGGTATTTATTTCGCTCGATGAGCTTTTGCCTGCAGCCCGCGAATATGGACGTCCGCACTGGGCTATTTACGGCCTTATTGCCGGTATGATGATCATGAGTGCCAGCCTGATATTGTTTATTTAA
- a CDS encoding NAD-dependent deacylase, whose protein sequence is MQKLVILSGAGMSAESGLKTFRDMGGLWENYDVMEVASPQGWNRDMELVLKFYNERRAQLKDAHPNEGHLGLVELEKYFDVHIITQNVDNLHEQAGSKKVLHLHGILTRVRSIGDENLVYDIGYKSINKGDNCEKGFQLRPDIVWFGEAVPAMDEACRIASQADIFVVIGSSLVVYPAASLVQYAPSNAPVFVIDPNEVNTPSGRKIEYIKEPAGKGVKVLTEKLQTYMKHSE, encoded by the coding sequence ATGCAAAAGCTTGTAATACTTAGTGGTGCAGGAATGAGTGCCGAAAGCGGCCTTAAAACCTTTCGCGATATGGGAGGCCTCTGGGAGAATTACGATGTGATGGAGGTGGCAAGCCCTCAGGGATGGAACCGCGACATGGAGCTGGTATTAAAATTTTACAACGAACGACGTGCCCAATTAAAAGATGCCCATCCGAATGAAGGTCATCTCGGACTTGTTGAGTTGGAAAAATATTTCGATGTGCACATTATTACACAGAATGTCGACAACCTTCACGAGCAGGCAGGAAGCAAAAAAGTGCTGCACCTGCATGGCATTTTAACCAGGGTACGCAGCATAGGCGACGAAAACCTGGTTTACGACATTGGTTACAAGTCTATAAATAAAGGCGATAACTGCGAAAAAGGATTTCAGCTTCGCCCGGACATAGTTTGGTTTGGAGAGGCAGTACCCGCCATGGATGAAGCCTGCCGTATTGCTTCTCAAGCAGACATTTTTGTGGTAATTGGCTCCTCTTTGGTGGTGTATCCTGCAGCTTCGCTGGTGCAGTATGCTCCTTCAAATGCTCCGGTTTTTGTGATCGACCCCAACGAGGTGAATACCCCTTCTGGCCGAAAGATAGAATACATTAAAGAACCGGCAGGAAAAGGTGTGAAGGTATTGACAGAGAAATTACAGACCTATATGAAACACTCGGAATAA
- a CDS encoding DUF4139 domain-containing protein, protein MKNLFLLLVLTAYSLGTWANNPSKINQVIVYQQGAKITSEANVKLLAGNNEIIISNLPVGMDPNSIQVKVSGSAILLSASVRTRLLENKELPIRTKQIEDSIIAIDNEVLWLKSEKAVYEGEEKIILANQKLGNEQQKMQVEELVKLSEFFRTRLLDIHQKNFNIDKKVDQLMLMRLLLSQKLDELRNSEKKSVGELVINISSKEAVSQKLFFNYLIYDAGWTPLYDVRAEGTNKPMQLIYKANVYQSSGIDWSGVQLTISTGNPTASKDRPVLYPWFIDFVHSWNYSDEYSADKRSVAAQNLYQGAMPAEVVSEDVEESAPVPYLVQETNNRMSAEYRIDIAQDIPSDGNNHLVAIQAYELNSNYVYHAVPKLDPGAFLLAKVADYGKFNLLPGPSNLFLEGMYMGQSYLNPVTTVDSMLLSLGQDDKISIKRTQLQDFTSKQQIAGTIKESRGFEISVRNNNTFAIDIEVLDQMPISKSKEIEVKAEDIGGAIYDSNYGSVLWKLNLKPGETKIIRFAYSVKYPKDKNIDIL, encoded by the coding sequence ATGAAAAACTTATTTTTACTATTGGTTCTTACTGCTTATAGTTTAGGCACTTGGGCCAACAATCCCTCTAAAATAAACCAGGTAATTGTTTACCAGCAGGGTGCTAAAATCACAAGCGAAGCAAACGTTAAACTCCTCGCAGGCAATAACGAAATAATCATCAGCAACCTTCCGGTTGGCATGGATCCGAATAGTATCCAGGTGAAGGTAAGTGGTTCTGCAATTCTTTTGTCGGCCAGTGTTCGAACGCGCTTACTCGAAAATAAAGAATTACCAATACGCACCAAACAAATCGAAGATTCCATTATAGCCATCGACAATGAAGTGCTTTGGCTAAAAAGCGAAAAGGCAGTGTACGAAGGAGAAGAAAAAATAATTCTGGCCAACCAGAAACTCGGAAACGAGCAACAAAAAATGCAGGTAGAAGAATTAGTGAAACTCTCGGAATTTTTTCGCACCCGCCTTCTGGATATTCACCAGAAAAACTTTAACATCGACAAAAAAGTCGACCAACTCATGCTTATGCGCTTACTTCTGTCCCAAAAACTGGATGAACTCCGGAATTCTGAAAAAAAATCGGTTGGTGAATTGGTAATTAATATTAGCTCGAAAGAAGCTGTTAGCCAGAAATTATTCTTTAATTATCTGATTTACGATGCCGGGTGGACACCTCTTTACGATGTAAGGGCCGAAGGTACAAACAAACCCATGCAACTGATTTACAAGGCTAATGTTTACCAGTCCAGTGGCATCGATTGGAGCGGTGTGCAACTCACAATATCTACAGGTAACCCTACTGCAAGTAAGGATAGACCAGTATTGTATCCCTGGTTTATCGACTTTGTACATTCCTGGAATTATTCCGATGAATATTCTGCAGATAAAAGGTCAGTTGCTGCTCAAAACCTTTATCAGGGTGCTATGCCCGCCGAAGTTGTTTCGGAGGATGTAGAAGAATCTGCACCAGTACCCTATCTTGTGCAGGAAACTAACAACCGAATGTCGGCAGAATATCGTATCGACATTGCCCAGGACATACCTTCCGATGGCAACAACCATCTGGTGGCCATTCAGGCCTACGAGCTAAACTCAAATTATGTATACCATGCGGTGCCGAAACTCGATCCGGGAGCATTTTTATTGGCAAAAGTGGCCGACTATGGAAAATTCAACCTTTTACCAGGTCCTTCAAACCTCTTTTTAGAGGGTATGTACATGGGACAATCGTACCTCAATCCGGTTACTACAGTAGATTCCATGCTCCTCTCGTTGGGTCAAGACGATAAAATCTCCATCAAGCGCACTCAATTGCAGGATTTTACTTCGAAACAACAAATAGCCGGTACAATAAAAGAGTCTCGAGGCTTTGAGATTTCGGTACGCAATAACAATACTTTTGCCATCGACATCGAGGTGCTTGATCAGATGCCTATCTCGAAATCGAAAGAAATAGAAGTAAAAGCAGAAGATATTGGTGGAGCGATTTACGATTCAAACTACGGATCGGTACTCTGGAAATTGAACCTTAAACCAGGTGAAACAAAGATTATCAGGTTTGCCTATTCGGTCAAATATCCGAAAGATAAAAACATCGATATTTTGTAA
- a CDS encoding spore maturation protein produces MVLNYIWIGFFLVAFMVALLRVAGYYLQQHVDWFGSIVFDAADRDVFGAIVDSSFVMAESSVKITIYLIGIMALWLGIMKIGEKGGAVQVLARITSPFFTRIFPEVPKDHPAMGSMLMNITANMLGLDNAATPLGLKAMNELQQLNKQPDTASNAQIMFLVLNASGLTIIPVSIMGLRAAANAANPADVFLPILMATFVSTLVGLVLVSLIQRINLFHKIVLAYLGGTALFIASLFFLLAHLDKSQIEIVSRFAGSFIIFSIIIFFFLLAIRKKINLYEVFIEGAREGFEVAVKIIPYLVAMLFAIGVFRASGTLDWIVGGFQYFFAAMGFDTRFVPALPTALMKPLSGSGARGMMVETMQNYGADSFAGRLSSIFQGSTETTFYIIAVYFGSVNIRKTRYAVTAGLVADLAGVIAAIFVAYLFFGN; encoded by the coding sequence ATGGTGCTGAATTATATCTGGATTGGCTTTTTTCTGGTTGCTTTTATGGTAGCTCTTTTGCGGGTGGCCGGATATTACCTGCAGCAGCATGTCGACTGGTTCGGATCGATTGTGTTTGATGCTGCCGACCGCGATGTGTTTGGAGCTATTGTCGATTCAAGCTTTGTAATGGCCGAAAGCAGCGTTAAAATTACCATTTACCTTATCGGTATCATGGCCCTGTGGCTGGGCATTATGAAGATTGGTGAAAAGGGTGGTGCGGTTCAGGTGCTAGCCCGTATTACATCGCCTTTCTTTACACGTATTTTTCCTGAAGTACCAAAGGATCATCCGGCCATGGGCAGTATGCTCATGAACATAACCGCCAATATGCTTGGCCTTGACAATGCAGCCACACCACTTGGTTTAAAAGCCATGAACGAGTTGCAACAACTCAACAAACAACCCGATACTGCCTCGAATGCGCAGATTATGTTTTTGGTGTTGAATGCTTCAGGGCTCACTATTATTCCTGTAAGCATTATGGGCTTACGTGCTGCAGCTAATGCGGCCAATCCGGCCGATGTATTTTTACCTATTTTAATGGCTACTTTTGTTTCCACTCTTGTGGGTTTGGTTTTAGTTTCATTGATACAACGCATTAACCTCTTTCACAAAATTGTGTTAGCCTATTTGGGCGGTACAGCATTATTTATCGCTTCCTTGTTTTTTCTGCTTGCTCACCTCGATAAAAGTCAGATAGAAATAGTTTCGCGCTTTGCGGGCAGCTTTATCATTTTTTCCATCATTATCTTTTTCTTTTTATTGGCCATTCGGAAAAAAATTAACCTGTACGAGGTTTTTATCGAAGGTGCACGTGAGGGTTTTGAGGTGGCTGTTAAAATAATTCCTTATTTGGTGGCCATGCTCTTTGCCATTGGTGTTTTCAGAGCCTCTGGCACGCTCGACTGGATTGTGGGTGGGTTCCAATACTTCTTTGCTGCTATGGGTTTCGATACGCGGTTTGTACCTGCCTTGCCCACTGCGCTAATGAAACCCCTGAGCGGAAGCGGTGCCCGGGGTATGATGGTGGAAACAATGCAAAACTACGGTGCCGATTCTTTTGCCGGTCGATTGTCGTCGATCTTTCAGGGTAGTACCGAAACTACCTTTTATATTATTGCCGTGTATTTTGGATCGGTAAACATTCGTAAAACCCGCTATGCTGTTACAGCCGGGCTTGTTGCTGACCTGGCTGGTGTGATTGCAGCCATATTTGTGGCCTATCTGTTCTTCGGAAATTAG